Proteins co-encoded in one Odontesthes bonariensis isolate fOdoBon6 chromosome 24, fOdoBon6.hap1, whole genome shotgun sequence genomic window:
- the ylpm1 gene encoding uncharacterized protein ylpm1 isoform X1 encodes MYPSWGNYGAPPSQNYGGPGPRKPPIGNHTSPGSGFGGFEASPTGSMFSSLQEQHLQQMQQLQMLHKKQLQSVLHHGNNAPAYGGGHSGGYAGSSWHSGGPGHADDGDGAQSHYNPEETPAQTARIPPAPKQGLQQPPPPQPHPTEPQAGPPPSESQVPNPPDISGAPKAREANNKDLSATEDSKSLHLQEQQQLWYKQHLQNLQKLMQEKAKQNQREGDTSVPPQPPTSQTLPPPPPSEPPKNKPPPPPPKDEQPPPPPPVEVRGENIGNSPTFTDTPEIPKDPEEAARLQQLQAAAAQWQQVQQQRAGLQYQALMQQHEKLQQILEQYQKLIQQPANLQSTSPEMQLRHYEMQQQQFTPLFKDWDRSFALWYEQFQTYPHKDQLQDYEHQWKQWQEQMNATNAHLQERVATLTAMVPFASSQYNNAMIGQFGQYPGQEIQMQQQTVNTSVPPPPLSVGPNPPGQQTPVFGTHSESPAAPPVQGGVSTGVGVMPPGPHTGPPPGFNSVRPPRASRFDQPPPGFDGPPKLDQPQQRFDGPPRFDQPQQRFDGPPRFDKPHQRFDAPPRFDQPQQRFDGPPRFNQPQQRFDGPPRFNQPQQRFDGPPRFDQPRQRFDGPPRFDQPRSRFDGPPRFDQPRQRFDGPPKFEQTRFGQQPRFESPRPPGPSTRIESPPVPQQKQQQGPQPTPEPATQKSAALDSKTPEKTADQSQSDKEINKPKPEKTKNEDMTDDSLLGSEGFFVQNDPIPQTLPTNTESKETDGNNAPKNSEKPKPVNTKPPVSAASAVVSKPPAQTSLPPDGPLTNSKSPQIEKPTGIQAQPQGSGQMQPRPEPPKPPPGRGRGQPPLCGHGRGQMGSGEFRGPNTVSTGDELGEMPYDYVPPEEPEQQEDYHWQDPSYEEFGGDESEMPPEETWMPEEHYFQEEEYYDEPVGPHMGRGGPSMMRGGPPMGRGGPRLGRGGPPLGRGGPPMGRGLPMGRGGPPMGRGGPPMGRGGPPMGRGGPLMGRGGPPMGRGGPPMGRGGPPMGRGGPPMGRGGPPMGRGGPPMGRGEPMDRHWKDTDYSEEGDCYWGEWRPPMRGMRPPFPPGRGRPPRGHPGFMPPGRGRPPHPTHGPMDHEPLGHEMDSDDTNMDPSMHPMYHGHDPYSHPMHPDAGRGRRFIPPPPPHEMIDPNEEPPYTEEREQELDWHPPHGRGPPIPPHEVIDRGGMRRRPMGRGMARGMWRPGPTHEEYKQGCNEGYTVDYDHGEDDYHCRSAQEYPPDDFRQDAKYYESEWNRERAPPERDYPPHMPPPEHSRDGRWQEETERGRPYPYDEHGRGRGELRIREYGDEPPFRQEEPPHLSPSDWDRPSRLHPPAERGYPDYPDRRSHYDDHRDESPMDIPSSRPPAARVTDLPESPPEPAGQGTSGANILALSQRQHEIILKAAQELKQIRELQVAKTPSTEPAPAPGESLSELPAGLLGLEIPPDVRNVLKGMTVAAQTGVGVDYQPSHHAAPIPSVMPKTVDYGHGHEPGATVERISYGERIVLRPDPVPDRGYEKELLGLRDPYSREAYYERRSDPYMDRREYSRERELYREKPPEYERERFERERYLSRDRDDSAHAFVEERSPLASALRSGYRDRDRDIRDRERSGSRDPDEHYGRPGYDRPPYERPGLDRIGHERYSSPYTDRRGYPDDRGPPTAAPLPPPPPPPPKVEKKPEIKNIDDILKPPGRSSRPERIVIIMRGLPGSGKSHVAKLIRDKEVECGGAPPRVLVLDDYFMTEVEKVVKDPDTGRRVKTKVLEYEYELEMEDTYRSSMLKTFKKTLDDGFFPFIILDTINDRVKHFDQFWSAAKTKGFEVYVAEITADTQTCSKRNVHGRTLKDILKMSNHWESSPRHMVRLDVRSLLQDAAIEEVEMEDFNPEDETKEPKREEEEEGDLGYIPKSKWEMDTSEAKLDKLDGLRSGGKRKREGDRMSGLEDYLQLPDDYATRMSEPGKKRVRWADLEEQKDADRKRAIGFVVGQTDWERITDESGQLAQRALNRTKYF; translated from the exons ATGTATCCCTCTTGGGGGAATTACGGTGCACCTCCATCGCAAAACTATGGAGGTCCAGGGCCTCGGAAGCCCCCGATTGGCAACCACACTAGCCCGGGGTCGGGGTTTGGAGGCTTCGAGGCCTCGCCCACCGGCTCGATGTTCTCCAGTCTTCAggagcagcacctccagcagaTGCAGCAGCTGCAGATGCTGCACAAGAAACAGCTTCAGTCTGTGCTACATCACGGCAACAATGCTCCTGCGTACGGTGGTGGACATTCGGGTGGGTACGCGGGGTCATCATGGCACTCAGGAGGACCAGGACATGCAGACGATGGTGACGGTGCTCAGTCGCACTATAATCCAGAAGAGACACCGGCTCAGACGGCTAGAATCCCTCCAGCCCCAAAACAGGGTCTCCAACAGCCTCCTCCACCTCAGCCGCACCCCACCGAGCCTCAGGCGGGTCCTCCTCCTTCAGAGTCCCAGGTACCAAATCCACCAGACATTAGTGGTGCTCCCAAAGCCAGAGAGGCCAATAACAAGGACTTATCTGCGACAGAAGACAGTAAATCATTACATTTGCAG gagcagcagcagctttggTACAAGCAGCATCTTCAGAACCTACAGAAATTAATGCAAGAGAAGGCCAAACAGAATCAGAGGGAGGGTGATACCTCTGTGCCACCCCAACCCCCCACAAGTCagactcttcctcctcctcctccgtcaGAACCCCCGAAAAACAAACCGCCTCCACCCCCTCCTAAAGACGAACAACCTCCGCCGCCTCCACCTGTGGAAGTGAGG GGTGAAAACATAGGAAATTCACCCACATTTACAGACACA CCTGAAATCCCAAAAGACCCAGAGGAAGCTGCCCGTCTCCAACAATTacaagctgcagcagcacagtggcAGCAGGTGCAACAGCAGAGAGCAGGTTTACAATACCAGGCTCTCATGCAACAACACGAAAAACTTCAACAGATCCTGGAACAATACCAAAAGCTCATTCAGCAACCTGCAAACCTACAG tcaaCGTCTCCTGAAATGCAGCTCAGGCACTATGAAATGCAACAGCAGCAGTTTACCCCTTTATTCAAAGACTGGGATCGCTCCTTTGCTTTATGGTATGAGCAGTTCCAGACCTATCCCCACAAAGACCAACTGCAAGACTATGAGCACCAATGGAAACAGTGGCAGGAACAAATGAATGCCACCAATGCTCACCTTCAAGAAAGGGTGGCCACTCTTACTGCCATGGTGCCATTTGCCTCGAGCCAGTATAATAATGCAATGATTGGACAGTTTGGACAGTACCCCGGGCAAGAGATCCAAATGCAACAGCAGACAGTAAACACAAGTGTCCCACCGCCTCCACTTTCTGTTGGTCCTAATCCTCCAGGTCAACAGACCCCTGTATTTGGAACACATTCAGAATCCCCTGCTGCACCCCCTGTGCAAGGAGGTGTTTCCACTGGTGTAGGAGTCATGCCCCCAGGTCCCCACACTGGGCCGCCACCAGGCTTCAACAGTGTTAGACCGCCACG GGCAAGCAGATTTGACCAGCCACCACCAGGTTTTGATGGTCCTCCAAAGTTAGACCAACCACAGCAGCGATTTGATGGTCCCCCAAGGTTTGACCAACCACAGCAGCGCTTTGATGGTCCACCAAGGTTCGACAAACCTCACCAGCGCTTTGATGCCCCCCCAAGATTTGACCAACCACAGCAGCGTTTTGATGGTCCTCCAAGGTTCAACCAACCACAACAGCGTTTTGATGGTCCTCCAAGGTTCAACCAACCACAACAGCGTTTTGATGGTCCCCCTCGATTTGACCAACCGAGGCAACGCTTTGATGGTCCACCTAGGTTTGATCAGCCACGATCACGCTTTGATGGTCCCCCTCGATTTGACCAGCCAAGGCAGCGTTTTGATGGACCCCCAAAATTTGAACAAACTCGATTTGGTCAGCAGCCTAGGTTTGAGTCCCCACGGCCCCCCGGTCCTTCAACTCGAATTGAATCTCCACCAGTGcctcaacaaaaacaacagcaagGTCCCCAACCTACGCCAGAGCCAGCCACTCAGAAATCTGCTGCTTTAGATTCCAAGACTCCAGAAAAAACAGCTGATCAGTCACAGTCtgataaagaaataaacaaaccaaaacCAGAAAAGACCAAGAATGAAGACATGACAGATGACAGTCTGCTTGGAAGTGAGGGCTTTTTTGTTCAAAATGACCCCATTCCTCAGACATTACCAACTAATACAGAATCTAAAGAAACAGATGGCAATAATGCACCTAAAAATAGTGAGAAACCTAAACCAGTTAATACTAAGCCTCCTGtatctgctgcttctgctgtggTGTCAAAACCTCCAGCACAAACTTCCCTCCCACCAGATGGACCGTTGACTAATAGCAAATCACCACAGATTGAAAAGCCCACTGGAATCCAAGCACAGCCACAAGGTTCTGGTCAAATGCAGCCAAGGCCAGAACCTCCAAAGCCTCCCCCTGGCAGGGGGCGAGGCCAGCCCCCATTGTGTGGACACGGACGTGGTCAAATGGGATCTGGGGAGTTTAGGGGACCAAACACTGTATCAACTGGGGACGAGTTGGGAGAAATGCCATATGACTACGTGCCTCCTGAAGAGCCAGAACAGCAAGAGGACTACCACTGGCAAGATCCTTCATATGAGGAGTTTGGTGGTGATGAGTCAGAGATGCCTCCTGAAGAAACATGGATGCCAGAGGAACATTACTTCCAAGAGGAAGAGTATTATGATGAGCCAGTAGGACCCCACATGGGGAGAGGTGGACCCTCTATGATGAGAGGAGGGCCCCCGATGGGAAGAGGAGGTCCACGTCTAGGTAGAGGAGGTCCACCTCTAGGTAGAGGAGGCCCCCCAATGGGAAGAGGTCTCCCTATGGGGAGAGGAGGACCTCCCATGGGAAGAGGAGGACCACCAATGGGGAGAGGGGGACCACCAATGGGGAGAGGGGGACCACTAATGGGGAGAGGGGGACCACCAATGGGAAGAGGAGGCCCACCTATGGGGAGAGGAGGCCCACCTATGGGGAGAGGAGGCCCACCCATGGGGAGAGGAGGCCCCCCTATGGGTAGAGGGGGACCGCCCATGGGGAGGGGAGAACCAATGGACAGGCACTGGAAAGACACTGATTACTCAGAGGAAGGGGACTGTTATTGGGGAGAATGGAGACCTCCAATGAGAGGTATGAGACCCCCATTTCCACCTGGCCGGGGCCGCCCCCCACGTGGTCACCCTGGTTTCATGCCTCCAGGTCGAGGACGCCCACCTCACCCAACACATGGACCAATGGATCATGAGCCATTGGGCCATGAAATGGACTCTGATGATACCAATATGGATCCATCAATGCACCCAATGTACCATGGGCATGACCCTTACAGCCACCCAATGCATCCAGATGCAGGTAGAGGCAGGCGATTTATACCGCCACCACCACCTCACGAAATGATAGATCCTAATGAGGAGCCACCATATACTGAAGAAAGAGAGCAAGAATTAGATTGGCATCCACCACATGGCAGAGGCcccccaattccaccacacgagGTAATAGATAGGGGAGGAATGAGGAGGAGACCTATGGGTCGAGGAATGGCAAGGGGCATGTGGCGGCCAGGTCCAACACATGAGGAATATAAACAGGGGTGTAATGAGGGGTACACTGTAGATTATGATCATGGGGAAGATGATTATCACTGCCGTTCAGCACAGGAATATCCTCCGGATGACTTTAGACAAGATGCTAAGTACTACGAGTCCGAGTGGAATAGAGAGCGTGCTCCTCCCGAGAGGGACTATCCTCCCCACATGCCACCACCAGAGCACTCCAGAGATGGACGTTGGCAAGAGGAAACTGAGAGAGGTCGCCCCTATCCATATGATGAACATGGCAGGGGAAGAGGAGAACTCAGAATTCGTGAATACGGAGATGAGCCGCCATTCAGACAGGAGGAGCCACCACATCTATCCCCTTCAGACTGGGATAGGCCCTCAAGGCTTCATCCACCAGCAGAGAGAGGATATCCTGACTATCCAGATCGTAGATCCCACTATGACGATCATAGAGACGAATCTCCTATGGATATACCTTCATCTCGACCACCTGCCGCACGTGTCACAGACCTCCCAGAAAGCCCACCTGAACCAGCAGGCCAAGGAACAAGTGGagcaaatatactggccctctCCCAACGTCAGCATGAGATAATCTTGAAAGCTGCTCAAGAGCTTAAACAAATAAG GGAACTGCAAGTGGCAAAGACTCCTAGTACTGAGCCAGCGCCTGCACCCGGTGAAAGTCTGTCAGAGCTACCTGCAGGCCTTCTTGGTTTGGAGATCCCACCAGATGTCAGAAATGTTCTGAAG GGTATGACTGTGGCAGCGCAGACAGGTGTGGGTGTAGATTACCAGCCCTCCCACCATGCTGCACCCATACCTTCAGTGATGCCTAAGACTGTTGATTACGGACATGGGCATG AGCCTGGAGCCACTGTTGAACGCATCTCTTATGGGGAGAGAATAGTGCTGAGACCTGATCCAGTGCCAGACAGGGGCTATGAAAAAG AACTGCTTGGTCTCCGAGATCCTTACAGCAGAGAGGCATATTATGAAAGACGATCAGACCCCTATATGGACCGCCGGGAGTACAGCAGAGAGAGGGAATTGTACAGAGAAAAGCCTCCTGAATACGAAAGAGAGAGATTTGAGAGGGAGCGCTATCTTTCGCGTGATAGAGATGACAG CGCACATGCCTTCGTTGAAGAAAG GTCTCCTCTGGCTTCAGCTCTGCGCTCAGgttacagagacagagacagggatATTCGAGACAGGGAGCGCAGTGGCAGTCGTGATCCAGATGAACATTACGGAAGGCCCGGCTATGACAGGCCTCCATATGAGCGCCCCGGACTTGACCGCATTGGACATGAGCGTTACAGCTCACCCTACA CGGACAGAAGAGGTTATCCAGACGACAGAGGCCCTCCCACTGCAGCTCCCCTCCCACCTCCACCGCCACCACCACCAAAAGTTGAGAAGAAGCCTGAAATCAAGAACATTGACGATATCCTGAAGCCACCTGGCAGATCATCCCGGCCTGAGAGG ATTGTCATCATAATGAGAGGCCTCCCAGGAAGTGGAAAAAGCCATGTTGCAAAACTCATCCGG GACAAGGAAGTGGAATGTGGCGGTGCACCTCCAAGAGTTCTTGTTTTGGACGATTATTTCATGACAGAAGTTGAAAAAGTGGTGAAAGACCCCGACACCGGGAGGAGGGTTAAAACCAAG GTTCTTGAGTACGAGTATGAGCTAGAGATGGAGGATACCTACAGGAGCAGCATGCTTAAAACATTTAAGAAAACTCTAGATGACGGCTTTTTCCCCTTCATTATTTTAGACACTATTAACGACAGGGTTAAACATTTTGATCAGTTCTGGAGTGCAGCCAAAACTAAAGGTTTCGAG GTGTATGTGGCTGAAATCACGGCAGACACTCAGACTTGTTCTAAGAGGAATGTCCACGGGCGCACGCTTAAGGATATATTGAAG ATGTCCAACCACTGGGAGTCTTCGCCACGTCACATGGTGCGCTTGGATGTCCGGTCCCTGCTTCAGGATGCTGCTATAGAGGAG GTTGAAATGGAAGACTTCAACCCCGAGGACGAGACCAAGGAACccaagagagaagaagaagaagagggtgaTCTG GGTTATATTCCGAAAAGCAAATGGGAGATGGACACATCTGAGGCCAAACTTG ACAAGTTGGACGGTCTGAGAAGCGGTGGGAAGAGGAAACGTGAAGGTGATCGCATGTCAGGCCTGGAGGACTACCTTCAGCTGCCAGACGACTATGCCACACGCATGTCCGAACCGGGAAAGAAAAGG GTACGATGGGCGGATCTTGAAGAGCAAAAGGATGCAGATCGAAAGCGTGCTATTGGTTTTGTGGTGGGTCAAACGGACTGGGAACGGATAACGGACGAGAGCGGCCAGCTGGCACAAAGAGCTCTTAACCGTACCAAGTATTTCTAA